Proteins encoded in a region of the Pseudomonas viciae genome:
- the uvrY gene encoding response regulator transcription factor GacA: MIRVLVVDDHDLVRTGITRMLADIDGLQVVGQAESGEEALIKARELKPDVVLMDVKMPGIGGLEATRKLLRSHPDIKVVAVTVCEEDPFPTRLLQAGAAGYLTKGAGLNEMVQAIRLVFAGQRYISPQIAQQLAIKSFQPTNDSPFDALSEREIQIALMIVGCQKVQIISDKLCLSPKTVNTYRYRIFEKLSISSDVELTLLAVRHGMVDASA; the protein is encoded by the coding sequence TTGATTAGGGTGTTAGTGGTCGATGACCATGATCTCGTCCGTACGGGCATTACACGAATGCTGGCTGACATCGATGGCCTGCAGGTAGTTGGCCAGGCCGAATCCGGGGAAGAAGCCCTGATCAAGGCCCGTGAATTGAAACCCGACGTGGTGTTGATGGACGTCAAGATGCCTGGCATCGGCGGTCTTGAAGCCACGCGCAAACTGTTGCGCAGCCATCCGGACATCAAGGTGGTCGCGGTAACCGTCTGCGAAGAAGATCCGTTCCCGACCCGGTTGTTGCAGGCGGGCGCAGCGGGTTACCTGACCAAGGGCGCTGGTTTGAACGAGATGGTCCAGGCCATCCGCCTGGTATTTGCCGGGCAACGCTACATCAGCCCGCAAATCGCCCAGCAGTTGGCGATCAAGTCGTTCCAACCGACCAACGATTCGCCCTTCGACGCGTTGTCGGAGCGGGAAATCCAGATCGCCTTGATGATTGTCGGTTGCCAGAAGGTGCAGATCATCTCCGATAAGCTGTGTTTGTCGCCTAAAACCGTCAACACCTACCGTTACCGTATCTTCGAGAAACTATCGATCAGTAGCGACGTCGAGTTGACGCTGCTGGCGGTGCGCCACGGCATGGTCGATGCCAGCGCCTGA
- a CDS encoding bifunctional 3-(3-hydroxy-phenyl)propionate/3-hydroxycinnamic acid hydroxylase, giving the protein MDYDVIIVGMGPVGALCANLAGMWGLDALVVDKTETVYTNPRAMGFDHEVMRVFGNIGLANEIAEHVMPYRPSEYRTTGSRLIKRIDAAKPPFALGWAPNYVFSQPPVERALRGKIADLKSVTVELGSEVLSVDSTGSQAHVRIQAKDGIERTVTAEYVLACDGGTSPIRTRLGLKMEDLAFDEPWLVVDVILNDGAGEHLPKTNVQFCELARPCTFVVGPGRHRRWEFMINPDEQPSEISQPEAIKKLIARWLPEGDYQLWRASAYRFHALILEQWKADRVFFLGDAAHMTPPFLAQGMCQGIRDALNLVWKLALVKGGLAAPAFLNTYQTERIPHVRQTTMAAKEFGGVICERDSEKAAIRDARLIQQMTENPDGIIRQSLIPGLSQGFVAQVAPAGELFPQPMVINHAGKQALLDEFTGQSFRVVIAPGFDASALLRCLHSSQSLKGLPIHVVRLVSAQQPGTRTADDYQEVDGVLAQWLERRGCNVVIVRPDHYVYGGAVTVAWAMELLEGMELALWCKEPEQAAQGHGGTCDTTLRFAQALSQ; this is encoded by the coding sequence ATGGACTACGATGTCATCATTGTTGGAATGGGGCCGGTGGGTGCTCTGTGCGCAAATCTGGCCGGCATGTGGGGGCTGGATGCGCTCGTCGTGGACAAGACCGAAACGGTGTACACCAACCCCCGGGCCATGGGCTTTGACCATGAAGTGATGCGTGTCTTCGGCAATATTGGCTTGGCCAATGAGATCGCCGAGCATGTCATGCCTTATCGTCCCTCGGAGTACCGAACTACCGGATCCCGGCTGATCAAGCGCATCGATGCCGCCAAGCCGCCCTTTGCGCTGGGGTGGGCGCCTAACTATGTATTCTCGCAACCACCGGTCGAGCGTGCACTGCGCGGTAAAATTGCCGATTTGAAGTCCGTCACCGTGGAACTCGGTTCAGAGGTTCTATCTGTCGATTCCACAGGCTCGCAAGCGCACGTGCGCATTCAGGCCAAAGACGGGATTGAGCGTACGGTCACGGCGGAGTATGTGCTGGCATGCGATGGTGGAACCAGCCCGATCCGTACCCGTCTGGGGCTGAAAATGGAGGATCTCGCGTTCGACGAGCCGTGGCTGGTGGTCGACGTGATCCTCAACGACGGGGCGGGCGAGCATCTGCCGAAGACCAACGTGCAGTTTTGCGAGCTGGCCAGACCGTGCACATTTGTCGTCGGCCCTGGTCGGCATCGTCGTTGGGAATTCATGATCAATCCTGATGAGCAGCCTTCGGAAATCTCGCAGCCTGAAGCGATCAAGAAGCTGATCGCTCGTTGGTTGCCGGAGGGTGACTACCAACTATGGCGGGCCTCTGCGTATAGATTCCACGCGCTGATTCTGGAGCAGTGGAAAGCCGACCGAGTGTTCTTCCTCGGGGACGCGGCCCATATGACGCCGCCGTTCCTGGCACAAGGCATGTGCCAGGGGATCCGCGATGCGCTGAATCTGGTCTGGAAGCTTGCGCTGGTAAAAGGAGGGCTGGCAGCTCCTGCGTTTCTGAACACCTATCAGACCGAGCGAATTCCCCATGTCCGCCAAACCACGATGGCGGCCAAGGAATTTGGCGGAGTGATCTGCGAGCGCGATAGCGAGAAAGCCGCGATTCGGGATGCGCGTTTGATCCAGCAAATGACGGAGAACCCTGACGGGATCATCAGGCAATCACTGATTCCCGGTTTGTCTCAAGGCTTTGTCGCGCAAGTCGCGCCGGCCGGTGAGCTGTTTCCTCAACCGATGGTCATCAACCATGCCGGCAAGCAGGCGCTGCTCGATGAGTTTACCGGCCAGTCCTTTCGCGTGGTCATTGCGCCCGGATTCGACGCCAGCGCTTTGTTGAGATGTCTGCACAGCAGTCAATCGCTAAAAGGTTTGCCCATCCATGTCGTGCGGTTGGTCAGCGCTCAACAGCCAGGGACGCGCACTGCCGATGATTATCAGGAGGTTGATGGCGTACTGGCGCAATGGCTTGAGCGTCGAGGCTGCAATGTCGTCATCGTACGGCCAGATCACTACGTGTATGGCGGGGCGGTCACGGTGGCCTGGGCGATGGAGTTGCTTGAGGGCATGGAGCTTGCGCTGTGGTGCAAGGAGCCGGAGCAGGCTGCACAGGGTCATGGCGGTACGTGCGATACGACGCTCAGGTTTGCACAGGCGCTAAGCCAGTAA
- the uvrC gene encoding excinuclease ABC subunit UvrC, whose amino-acid sequence MTELFDPSAFLSTCSGRPGVYRMFDSDARLLYVGKAKNLKKRLASYFRKTGLAPKTAALVGRIAQIETTITANETEALLLEQTLIKEWRPPYNILLRDDKSYPYVFLSDGAFPRLSIHRGAKKAKGRYFGPYPSAGAIRESLSLLQKTFFVRQCEDSYYKNRTRPCLQYQIKRCKAPCVGFVEPEVYAEDVRHSVMFLEGRSNALTDELSAAMEDAAVNLEFERAAELRDQIGLLRRVQDQQSMEGGSGDVDVIAAFINPGGACVHLISVRGGRVLGSKNFFPQVGIEEDVAEVMAAFLGQYYISSPERDLPAELIVNVVHEDFPALIEAIDTLRGRELTISHRVRGTRARWQQLAVTNAEQALGARLANRQHVAARFDALADVLNLDEPPQRLECYDISHSSGEATVASCVVFGPEGPIKSDYRRYNIEGVTPGDDYAAMHQALMRRFGKLKDGEGKLPDILLVDGGKGQLSMARDVLNELMVPDLILLGVAKGATRKAGFETLYLNDAAHEFTLKGDSPALHLIQQIRDEAHRFAITGHRARRGKTRRTSTLEGVAGVGPTRRRDLLKHFGGLQELSRASIEEIAKAPGISKKLAESIYANLHSE is encoded by the coding sequence ATGACTGAACTGTTTGATCCAAGCGCTTTCCTGTCTACATGCAGTGGCCGCCCAGGCGTGTACCGCATGTTCGACAGTGATGCGCGCCTGTTGTATGTCGGCAAGGCCAAGAATCTCAAGAAACGCCTGGCGAGTTACTTCCGCAAGACCGGTCTCGCACCGAAGACGGCAGCCCTGGTGGGGCGCATCGCGCAAATCGAAACCACCATCACCGCCAATGAAACCGAGGCGTTGCTGCTCGAGCAGACGCTGATCAAGGAATGGCGCCCGCCGTACAACATCCTGCTGCGTGACGATAAGTCCTACCCGTACGTGTTCCTGTCCGACGGAGCGTTCCCGCGCCTGAGCATTCATCGCGGGGCGAAGAAGGCCAAGGGCCGGTATTTCGGTCCTTACCCCAGCGCCGGGGCGATCCGCGAAAGCCTGAGCCTGCTGCAGAAGACCTTCTTCGTTCGCCAGTGTGAGGACAGCTACTACAAGAACCGCACCCGGCCCTGTCTGCAATACCAGATCAAGCGCTGCAAGGCCCCTTGCGTCGGGTTCGTCGAACCCGAGGTCTACGCCGAGGATGTGCGTCACTCGGTGATGTTCCTGGAAGGGCGCAGCAATGCGCTGACTGATGAGCTGTCAGCGGCGATGGAAGACGCGGCGGTCAATCTTGAATTCGAACGGGCCGCCGAACTGCGCGACCAGATCGGCCTGCTGCGCCGGGTACAGGACCAGCAGAGCATGGAAGGCGGCAGTGGCGACGTCGATGTGATCGCCGCGTTCATCAACCCAGGTGGCGCCTGTGTGCACTTGATCAGCGTGCGCGGCGGTCGGGTGTTGGGCAGCAAGAACTTCTTCCCTCAAGTCGGCATCGAGGAAGACGTCGCCGAGGTCATGGCGGCCTTTCTGGGTCAGTACTACATCAGCAGTCCGGAACGCGACCTGCCGGCCGAGTTGATCGTCAACGTGGTCCATGAAGACTTCCCAGCCTTGATCGAAGCCATCGATACCCTTCGCGGTCGCGAACTGACCATCAGCCACCGCGTGCGTGGTACGCGGGCGCGCTGGCAGCAGCTGGCCGTGACCAACGCCGAACAGGCCCTGGGTGCGCGCCTGGCTAACCGCCAGCACGTCGCGGCGCGGTTCGATGCCCTGGCCGACGTTCTCAACCTGGACGAGCCGCCGCAACGGCTGGAGTGCTACGACATCAGCCATTCCAGCGGCGAGGCCACCGTGGCGTCCTGCGTGGTGTTCGGTCCGGAAGGCCCGATCAAGTCCGATTACCGCCGTTACAACATTGAAGGCGTCACACCCGGAGATGACTATGCGGCGATGCACCAGGCGTTGATGCGCCGCTTTGGCAAGCTGAAGGACGGGGAGGGCAAACTCCCGGACATCCTGCTGGTGGACGGCGGTAAAGGCCAGCTGTCCATGGCCCGCGACGTGCTCAATGAGCTGATGGTGCCCGATCTGATCCTGCTGGGCGTGGCCAAGGGCGCAACCCGCAAGGCCGGCTTCGAGACCCTGTACCTGAACGATGCCGCCCATGAGTTCACCCTGAAGGGCGATTCGCCGGCGTTGCACCTGATCCAACAGATCCGTGACGAAGCTCACCGTTTCGCCATCACCGGTCACCGCGCCCGCCGTGGCAAGACCCGCCGCACGTCGACGCTGGAAGGGGTGGCCGGGGTCGGTCCGACCCGACGTCGCGACCTGCTAAAACATTTTGGTGGATTGCAGGAGCTGTCTCGTGCCAGCATCGAAGAGATAGCCAAAGCACCCGGTATCAGTAAAAAGCTCGCTGAGTCGATTTATGCAAACCTGCACAGCGAGTAG
- a CDS encoding fumarylacetoacetate hydrolase family protein has translation MKLISYRKEGKAHFGAVSGDGVVELTRRFAQVPDLASFLANPLLVQEARKIVEAVQPDYPFSSIQLESVIPNPGKVICVGINYVAHAEEAGRKVGEFPVIFQRFAETLLPHGEPLVRPQVSEQFDFEAELAVVIGKGGAHIDPADAMDHVAGYTCFNDASVRDWQFHTHQYGMGKTFRKTGALGPWVIPASEIPDYRKLVVRGVLNGEQLQEGSLSELAFDIPHLISYVSKALPWNPGDILATGTPSGIGFKRNPPIFLKPGDVFEVVITEIGTLSNGVIDEA, from the coding sequence ATGAAGCTGATTTCGTACCGTAAAGAAGGAAAGGCCCATTTCGGCGCCGTGTCGGGTGACGGGGTGGTCGAGCTGACCCGTCGTTTTGCGCAGGTTCCGGACCTCGCATCCTTTCTGGCCAATCCGCTGTTGGTGCAGGAGGCACGCAAAATCGTAGAGGCCGTCCAGCCCGACTACCCGTTTTCCAGCATTCAACTGGAGTCGGTCATACCCAATCCCGGCAAGGTGATTTGTGTGGGGATCAACTATGTGGCTCACGCCGAAGAGGCGGGCCGAAAGGTTGGGGAGTTCCCGGTGATTTTCCAGCGTTTTGCCGAAACCCTGCTTCCCCACGGCGAGCCGCTGGTCAGGCCTCAGGTGTCAGAGCAATTTGATTTTGAAGCTGAACTGGCCGTGGTGATCGGGAAGGGTGGTGCGCACATCGATCCCGCCGATGCAATGGATCACGTCGCGGGTTACACCTGCTTCAACGATGCTAGCGTTCGCGATTGGCAGTTCCATACGCACCAGTACGGCATGGGCAAGACCTTCAGAAAAACCGGCGCGTTGGGCCCATGGGTCATTCCGGCGTCGGAAATTCCCGATTACCGTAAGCTAGTGGTACGGGGTGTACTCAATGGCGAGCAATTGCAGGAAGGCAGCCTTTCAGAATTGGCATTCGACATTCCGCATTTGATTTCGTATGTGTCGAAGGCTCTTCCATGGAACCCGGGCGACATTCTGGCAACCGGTACGCCGAGCGGGATTGGCTTCAAGAGAAATCCACCGATTTTCCTGAAACCCGGTGATGTATTCGAAGTGGTCATCACCGAGATCGGGACACTATCCAACGGCGTTATTGACGAAGCCTAA
- a CDS encoding amino acid synthesis family protein, with protein sequence MSLVMVRKVKLDIEEVFHEGGHRSSVPLRIAVATAVVANPYAGQYVEDLLPFMQELRGLGAELSQRLILALGGAQHVQAYGKGAIVGEDGELEHGAVWHEAGGWAMREALGNPKAIVPAAKTIGGPGCRVMIPLGHIQAAYVRSHFGVAEMSVWDGPRRGEIAFGLAMATGGRIHARLGGLAASEVKGEDGLR encoded by the coding sequence ATGTCGCTTGTGATGGTTCGTAAGGTAAAACTGGACATCGAAGAAGTGTTCCACGAAGGCGGGCATCGCTCGTCGGTCCCACTGAGGATTGCGGTCGCCACCGCCGTGGTCGCCAACCCTTACGCGGGTCAATATGTAGAAGACCTGCTGCCGTTCATGCAGGAATTGAGAGGGCTGGGTGCAGAGCTGTCCCAGCGGCTGATCCTCGCGCTGGGCGGTGCCCAACACGTGCAGGCCTATGGCAAAGGTGCAATCGTCGGTGAAGACGGCGAGTTGGAACACGGTGCGGTCTGGCACGAAGCCGGTGGCTGGGCAATGCGTGAAGCGCTCGGCAATCCGAAGGCGATCGTGCCGGCGGCGAAGACCATCGGCGGCCCTGGTTGCCGGGTGATGATCCCGCTCGGGCACATCCAGGCGGCCTATGTTCGCAGCCACTTCGGCGTGGCTGAAATGAGCGTATGGGACGGCCCTCGTCGCGGCGAAATCGCTTTTGGCCTGGCCATGGCCACGGGCGGACGGATTCATGCGCGACTCGGTGGTCTGGCTGCCAGCGAGGTGAAGGGCGAAGACGGGCTGCGTTAG
- a CDS encoding cupin domain-containing protein: MKIRRVVTGLDASGQSVFISDDAAPRSCAFESIPGHAMAHLWSTGSTAGAQQDPTLGHPSLIPQPGETSLAIYDFPPDMVMQNPTDVGRMIEELGSALPGLFECFEPDHPGMHTTPTIDYGILLQGELWLELDNGEQKLIRPGEVVIQRGTRHAWRNKSDQVARALFVMIGAKRD, translated from the coding sequence ATGAAAATTAGAAGAGTCGTCACCGGCCTGGATGCCTCAGGCCAATCCGTATTCATCAGCGATGACGCGGCCCCGCGGTCTTGCGCCTTTGAGTCCATTCCCGGCCATGCCATGGCGCACCTGTGGTCCACCGGCTCAACGGCCGGCGCGCAGCAGGACCCCACCCTGGGGCACCCTTCCCTGATACCCCAGCCGGGCGAAACCAGTCTGGCAATCTATGATTTTCCGCCGGACATGGTGATGCAGAACCCGACGGATGTCGGACGGATGATCGAGGAACTGGGCAGCGCCCTGCCCGGCTTGTTCGAATGTTTCGAACCAGATCATCCGGGCATGCATACGACGCCTACCATCGACTACGGCATCCTGCTTCAGGGCGAGCTCTGGTTGGAGCTGGACAATGGCGAACAGAAACTGATCCGGCCCGGTGAGGTTGTCATCCAGCGTGGAACCCGTCACGCCTGGCGTAACAAAAGTGATCAAGTCGCCCGAGCACTGTTTGTGATGATCGGTGCGAAACGCGACTAA
- a CDS encoding 3-hydroxybutyryl-CoA dehydrogenase, which produces MTLRHIAVIGAGTMGSGIAQTCAAAGHDLLLIDISEQALERGLHVVEKNLDRQVSKGTLTCEQATDTLQRIHTSTHYIDLNDMDMVIEAATENLALKRSILQQIAAHVCPDCLIASNTSSLSITELATSISHPERFMGIHFFNPVPVMDLVELIRGLQTSDATCSIAQALVEQLGKTAIHTQNRPGFIVNRILIPMINEAIFVLQENGDAQAIDASMRLGCNQPIGPLALADLIGLDTVLAILESLQTGFGDPKYRAAPLLREFVSAGFLGKKSGRGFHVYS; this is translated from the coding sequence ATGACCCTGCGTCACATTGCAGTGATCGGCGCAGGCACGATGGGCAGTGGAATCGCCCAGACGTGCGCGGCAGCCGGCCACGACCTATTGCTCATCGATATCAGCGAACAGGCACTCGAGCGAGGCCTGCACGTAGTGGAGAAGAATCTGGACCGACAAGTGAGCAAAGGTACTCTCACCTGCGAGCAAGCCACCGACACGCTGCAACGTATCCACACCTCGACTCATTACATCGATTTGAACGACATGGATATGGTGATTGAAGCAGCAACGGAAAACCTTGCCCTCAAGCGCTCGATCCTACAACAGATCGCTGCCCATGTTTGTCCGGACTGCCTGATCGCCAGCAACACCTCATCGCTGTCGATCACAGAACTGGCAACCAGCATCAGCCATCCGGAACGTTTCATGGGTATTCATTTCTTCAACCCAGTGCCCGTTATGGACTTGGTGGAGTTAATCCGTGGCTTGCAGACCAGCGACGCGACCTGTTCCATCGCCCAGGCATTGGTCGAACAGCTGGGCAAAACCGCGATCCACACTCAAAATCGCCCTGGGTTCATAGTCAACAGAATCCTCATTCCGATGATCAACGAAGCCATTTTCGTCCTTCAGGAAAATGGCGACGCTCAAGCAATCGATGCCAGCATGCGCCTGGGGTGCAATCAGCCGATCGGACCTTTGGCATTGGCCGACCTTATTGGATTGGATACCGTGCTGGCCATTCTGGAAAGCTTGCAAACCGGTTTTGGTGACCCGAAATACCGTGCTGCACCTTTACTTAGGGAGTTTGTCAGCGCGGGCTTCTTGGGCAAAAAATCGGGACGAGGCTTTCATGTCTACAGCTGA
- the pgsA gene encoding CDP-diacylglycerol--glycerol-3-phosphate 3-phosphatidyltransferase: protein MNIPNLITVLRVLLIPIFILLFYLPYHWSYVASASVFAFAAATDWLDGYLARRLEQSTPFGAFLDPVADKLMVAVALVLLVQEHGNLWLTLPAAVIIGREIVVSALREWMAELGARAQVAVSNLGKWKTAAQMLALVILLANPSDFSFWVLLGYALLLISAGLTLWSMVQYLRAAWPHLRTDVDPK from the coding sequence ATGAATATCCCAAACCTGATTACCGTTCTACGCGTCCTGCTCATCCCGATCTTCATATTGCTGTTCTATTTGCCGTACCACTGGAGCTACGTGGCCTCTGCCTCGGTCTTCGCCTTCGCCGCCGCGACCGACTGGCTCGACGGCTACCTGGCCCGCCGCCTGGAGCAGAGCACGCCGTTCGGCGCGTTCCTCGACCCGGTGGCCGACAAGCTGATGGTGGCGGTGGCCCTGGTGCTGCTGGTGCAGGAACACGGTAACCTCTGGCTGACCTTGCCGGCGGCGGTGATCATCGGGCGCGAAATCGTCGTATCGGCACTCCGGGAATGGATGGCCGAGCTGGGTGCGCGCGCCCAGGTCGCCGTGTCGAATCTCGGTAAATGGAAAACTGCCGCGCAAATGCTGGCGCTGGTGATCCTGCTGGCCAACCCGTCGGACTTCAGTTTCTGGGTCCTGTTGGGCTATGCATTGCTGCTGATTTCCGCTGGTTTGACGCTGTGGTCGATGGTCCAGTACCTGCGCGCCGCCTGGCCGCATCTGCGCACTGACGTGGACCCGAAATAA
- a CDS encoding GntR family transcriptional regulator, which translates to MIPSPNSPLIDVALTKMKKAIVCCELAPGEKLKVAELSKTYGLSSSPIREALNRLTQDGVVEASDNKGFRVAPISTTDFRDITRMRCLLECEALADAIQYGDDTWEADVLGAFHRLNLIEKKLGSGELVLDDEWSTRHKAFHFALFAACPSPLMLKMIDSLFDRAERYRRFSAKQRITPRHKGNEHQQLMETALARDPEKAVTLLRNHIQETLGRTVEAIERQQATLQ; encoded by the coding sequence ATGATCCCCTCTCCCAACAGTCCGCTGATCGATGTCGCGCTGACGAAGATGAAAAAAGCGATTGTTTGCTGTGAGCTGGCCCCCGGCGAAAAACTCAAAGTCGCAGAGCTGTCCAAAACCTACGGACTCAGCAGCTCCCCTATTCGTGAAGCGCTCAATCGACTGACCCAGGATGGCGTTGTCGAAGCCAGCGATAACAAGGGGTTCAGGGTTGCGCCTATTTCCACGACGGACTTCCGGGACATCACGCGAATGCGTTGTCTGCTGGAATGCGAAGCGCTGGCAGATGCCATTCAGTATGGCGATGACACGTGGGAAGCCGACGTACTGGGTGCGTTTCACCGCTTGAATTTGATCGAGAAAAAACTCGGAAGCGGCGAGCTCGTGCTCGATGATGAGTGGTCCACCCGGCACAAGGCATTCCACTTTGCGCTGTTCGCCGCCTGCCCTTCACCGTTGATGTTGAAGATGATCGACTCCCTGTTTGACCGGGCCGAGCGCTACCGACGTTTTTCAGCCAAGCAGCGAATCACCCCAAGACACAAGGGCAATGAGCATCAGCAACTGATGGAGACTGCTTTGGCGCGTGACCCCGAAAAAGCAGTGACGCTGTTGCGCAATCACATTCAGGAGACCCTGGGCCGAACCGTCGAAGCGATCGAACGCCAACAAGCCACGCTTCAATAG
- a CDS encoding VOC family protein, producing the protein MPALPTINFTHTGVFCADLDRMVDFYCRTLGFIVSDKGVASTGHRLFFMTQNPELHHQVVLFDGKPVDLPFNPINQLSFLLNSLDDLKTYYQFAKKSGIEGILQVDHGNAWSIYFKDPEGNPIEMYVDAPFYTAQPCKEPLDLELPSEVILAQTEAMCKRRPGFQTREQWMDSIRAKIAEQRVRIG; encoded by the coding sequence ATGCCCGCCTTACCAACCATCAATTTCACCCACACCGGCGTGTTTTGCGCAGACCTCGATCGTATGGTCGATTTTTACTGCCGCACCTTGGGCTTCATCGTCAGTGACAAAGGTGTCGCCTCAACGGGGCATCGGCTGTTCTTCATGACGCAAAACCCGGAACTGCATCACCAGGTCGTACTCTTTGACGGCAAACCTGTTGACCTGCCATTCAACCCGATCAATCAATTGTCGTTTCTGCTCAATTCCCTGGACGACTTGAAGACTTACTACCAATTCGCCAAAAAAAGCGGCATCGAAGGGATTCTCCAGGTGGATCACGGGAACGCCTGGTCGATCTACTTCAAAGACCCTGAAGGCAACCCCATCGAAATGTATGTCGATGCGCCTTTCTACACCGCTCAACCTTGCAAGGAGCCACTCGATCTCGAACTGCCGAGCGAGGTCATCCTGGCCCAGACCGAAGCCATGTGTAAGCGCCGCCCCGGTTTCCAGACGCGAGAGCAATGGATGGATTCCATTCGGGCGAAGATCGCAGAGCAGCGGGTTCGAATCGGCTGA
- a CDS encoding TetR/AcrR family transcriptional regulator: MSTAEAHRGYDTIRAQALELFVNKGFGQVSMRELARHVGLAPGSLYNHFPSKQALLFDLIEEIYEELYLLVQPARQGATQVRSLSSLIVAHLRLHRRRPQFFRLALHGFVYLDDAQQQRIVHKRKLYESAFIAAVFNGTFLAKDTGSMAVHVIIKFLNCLPDWLDDRQLGDEACILLVEQLVTGALRECSRQPSE; the protein is encoded by the coding sequence ATGTCTACAGCTGAAGCTCATAGGGGGTACGACACTATACGTGCTCAAGCTTTAGAGCTTTTTGTCAACAAAGGATTCGGTCAAGTTAGCATGCGGGAATTGGCTCGCCATGTAGGCCTTGCTCCCGGCTCACTGTACAACCACTTCCCAAGCAAGCAAGCATTGCTATTCGATCTAATAGAGGAAATTTATGAAGAGCTCTATCTACTTGTTCAACCTGCGAGGCAAGGAGCTACTCAAGTTCGTTCTCTGTCGAGTCTTATCGTTGCACATCTGCGCTTGCACCGTCGGCGCCCGCAGTTCTTTCGACTGGCGCTACATGGCTTCGTCTATCTAGATGACGCTCAGCAGCAACGGATCGTCCACAAGCGTAAGCTATATGAAAGCGCATTTATTGCCGCAGTATTCAACGGTACTTTCCTTGCCAAAGATACGGGCTCGATGGCTGTGCATGTGATTATAAAATTTCTCAATTGCCTACCGGACTGGCTTGATGATCGCCAGTTAGGTGACGAGGCGTGTATACTTCTTGTTGAGCAACTTGTCACGGGAGCACTCCGCGAATGCTCAAGGCAGCCATCCGAATAA
- a CDS encoding alcohol dehydrogenase catalytic domain-containing protein, whose protein sequence is MTAKTMRAARLYEGGKPMVIEQMPVPEIRPTEVLVKVKACGIVPNLHNILTNWVKWFPQNPLPKLPATFGLDPTGVIEAIGEQVYDFKVGDRVYVNPGRHCGSCRACRAGNTIACTAYTFNGYFGFTSKSPRMFEDYPYGGLCEYIPAPQYSLVKLPENLSFETAARLGYLGTAYKAMLKANVGPGTTLLINGISGTLGLGAVALALAMGARKILGTARNQELFQRVKDLAAPGRIEIHTLGTIPTNEWVSEVTHGEGVDVVIDALGPGAPHETLTQALKSIHRGGHLVNIGAIAGEVPIDLHWIMDNDIQISGSAWFTTGQGQAMADMVESGTLDLSFFENTAFSLEDVNGAITGIENRHGGFSNYVICP, encoded by the coding sequence ATGACTGCAAAAACTATGCGCGCCGCACGTCTGTATGAAGGCGGTAAACCCATGGTCATCGAGCAAATGCCCGTCCCCGAGATTCGCCCGACCGAGGTGCTGGTCAAGGTCAAGGCGTGCGGGATCGTCCCGAACCTTCACAACATTCTGACCAACTGGGTCAAATGGTTCCCCCAGAACCCATTACCGAAACTGCCGGCGACTTTCGGCCTCGACCCCACGGGGGTCATCGAGGCTATAGGCGAACAGGTCTACGACTTCAAGGTCGGTGACCGGGTCTATGTCAATCCGGGCCGCCACTGTGGTTCCTGCCGGGCTTGTCGAGCGGGCAATACCATCGCTTGCACCGCCTACACCTTCAATGGCTATTTCGGTTTCACGTCAAAAAGCCCGCGCATGTTCGAAGACTATCCCTACGGTGGCCTTTGCGAGTACATCCCTGCTCCACAATACAGTCTGGTGAAACTGCCCGAGAACCTCAGTTTCGAGACGGCCGCGCGACTGGGCTACCTGGGTACCGCCTACAAGGCAATGCTCAAGGCCAATGTCGGGCCCGGCACCACCCTGCTGATCAATGGCATCAGTGGCACGCTCGGCTTGGGTGCCGTCGCGCTGGCGCTGGCCATGGGCGCTCGCAAGATCCTCGGCACGGCTCGTAACCAGGAGCTCTTCCAGCGGGTGAAAGACCTCGCCGCACCAGGCCGGATTGAAATTCACACGTTGGGCACGATACCCACCAATGAATGGGTCAGTGAAGTCACCCACGGTGAAGGCGTCGATGTGGTTATCGATGCCCTGGGCCCAGGGGCACCACACGAGACCCTGACCCAAGCCCTCAAGTCCATTCACCGCGGCGGGCATCTGGTCAATATCGGTGCTATCGCAGGTGAGGTCCCCATCGATCTGCACTGGATCATGGACAACGACATCCAGATCAGTGGCTCGGCCTGGTTCACTACAGGACAAGGACAAGCCATGGCGGACATGGTGGAATCCGGGACACTGGATCTTTCATTCTTCGAAAACACCGCCTTTAGCCTGGAAGACGTCAACGGCGCAATAACCGGCATTGAAAATCGTCATGGTGGCTTCAGTAACTACGTCATCTGCCCCTGA